In Nocardia sp. XZ_19_385, the sequence GCGCGCCGAGCCCTCGGGTGCTGATCCTCGGCCACTTCGACACGGTCTGGCCAGTAGGAACTATCGACAGTTGGCCGTTCTCAGTCGATAGTGAGTCCGGAATTGCCACTGGCCCCGGCACTTTCGATATGAAGGGCGGAATCATCCAGGCGCTCACCGCGATCGAGCTGCTTACCGATACGGATCGCGTCAGCGTTCTTTTGACTAGCGATGAAGAGATCGGCTCGATGAGTTCCCGGCTGTTGATCGAGGAGTTGGCGCGCGAAGCGGGCGCTGTGCTCGTATGCGAGCCCACTGCGGACGGGGGTGCAGTGAAGGTCAGCAGAAAAGGGATCGCGAACTACGCCGTGCGGGCGACTGGCCGCGCGGCCCACGCCGGCCTCGAACCGCAGCGTGGCGTGAATGCCACAATCGAGCTGGCGCACCAGATCCTGCGCATCTCTGCGTTCGGCGATCCTGGCTGTGAGACTTCCGTCGTTCCGACACGGGTTACGGCCGGGACGACGTCGAACACTGTTCCAGAATCCGCGGAGGTTCACGTCGACGCGCGTTCGTGGACGATTGCCGAACTCGAACGGGTGGATTCAGCGATGCATGGGTTAACCGCGCATCTCTCCGGTGCCACAGTGGCTGTTTCAGGCGGGATCGAGCGGCCCCCATTCGAGGAGCCCATGGCTCGATGGCTCTACGCCGAAGCGGCCGGAGCCGCAACCGATCTCGGACTCGGTGAGTTGGCAGCGGTCCGTTCGGGAGGAGGATCGGACGGCAACATCACCGCAGCACTCGGAATTCCTACACTCGACGG encodes:
- a CDS encoding M20 family metallopeptidase — protein: MPSDTLTAAVSSLPTMVDRLSQLVHCESPSNSAAHLEKCADLLEPWLSSALRRPSTITRVGENVHLVARAPSPRVLILGHFDTVWPVGTIDSWPFSVDSESGIATGPGTFDMKGGIIQALTAIELLTDTDRVSVLLTSDEEIGSMSSRLLIEELAREAGAVLVCEPTADGGAVKVSRKGIANYAVRATGRAAHAGLEPQRGVNATIELAHQILRISAFGDPGCETSVVPTRVTAGTTSNTVPESAEVHVDARSWTIAELERVDSAMHGLTAHLSGATVAVSGGIERPPFEEPMARWLYAEAAGAATDLGLGELAAVRSGGGSDGNITAALGIPTLDGLGAVGGHPHARDEHVIVTAMPERAALLSLLLARLAVRSADH